The DNA segment CGGAGGTGGGCGAGCGTGACCTCGACGACAGACATGACGGAGCACCCAGGCGTCGAGGAGATCTCCGACCTCGCCGAGGGACTTCTGTCACCCGCACGGGACACCGCTGTGCGCCGGCACCTGGACGAGTGCGAGATCTGCGCGGACGTCCGCGCCTCACTGGCGGAGATCCGGGGGCTGCTCGGCACAATGCCGAGTCCACCCCGTATGCCGGCCGAGACGGCGAGTCGTATCGATGCCGCGCTCGCCGCAGAGGCACGGCTCCACGCCACAGTGACGGAGCCCCAGATCATCACCGAACCGGTCGGCGCAGAACCGGTCGACACTTCTCCTGCCCTTTCCGACGAAGACCGTGCACATGTTTCACGTGAAACATCGGTACCGCGTGAAACAGCGGCGGCGGCGGACCGCCCCACTGGGCACCCTCGGCCCTCCAGTACCGGCCCGGGCCGTAAGGGCCGCATGCACCGTGGACGCCGTCGGGCCGCTGTGCTGGGAACGGTGTTCACCGTTGCGGCTCTGGGACTCGGCACGGTATTCCTGTCGTCCGAGAACGAGGACTCGGGAGACAGTCGACAGACAGCCGCCGCAGACACCTTCTCCGAGGGAAAGCTGGAGGAGCGGGTCTCCGCTCTCCTCGCACAGGGCCAGATGCAGACCGCCCCCTCCAACAGCCTGCAGACCTTCGGCCTCGAGTCGGCGCCCGGTTCGGCCACCAGCCCCAGGGTGCTCAGGTCCGTGGTTCCGGAATGCATTCGCAAGGGGATCGGCCACGATGACGCCGCCCTCGCCACGGAGGAAGGCACCTACAAGGGGCGGGAGGCCCTGCTGGTGGTGCTTGCCGATCCCTCCGACGACACCCGGGTGACCGCCTACATCGTCGATACCGCCTGTGTCTCCCGTCCCGCCTCCGCCTCCGCGGCGAGGATTCTGCTGAAGCACTCCTATACACGCGCTTGACGGCCGACACTTCACCCGCACCCTGTGTGGTGTCCCCTGCCCTGTGCGCCTCCCGTGCCTGCCCGCGGACCCCGTCCGTGTACTCGGGCACAGCGGGAATGCGCGCCCCGTAGGATCCGTTGAGTGAGGTGAGAGTTCAGACAGAAACTCCCACCGGTCGGATGACACAGACCAGAGACGAGGAACCAAGCCGTGAGCGACGTCCGTAACGTGATCATCATCGGTTCGGGGCCGGCCGGATATACCGCGGCGCTCTACACCGCCCGTGCGTCGCTGAAGCCTCTGGTGTTCGAGGGCGCCGTCACCGCCGGTGGCGCGCTGATGAACACGACCGATGTCGAAAACTTCCCAGGTTTCCAGGACGGCATCATGGGCCCCGAGCTCATGGACAACATGCGCGCCCAGGCAGAACGCTTTGGTGCCGAGCTCATTCCGGACGATGTGGTCTCCGTCGACCTGACCGGCGAGATCAAGACCGTCACGGACACCGCAGGCACGGTCCACAAGGCGAAGGCCGTCATCGTCACCACTGGCTCGCAGCACCGCAAGCTCGGTCTGCCGAACGAGGATGCCCTCTCCGGCCGCGGCGTCTCCTGGTGTGCTACGTGTGACGGCTTCTTCTTCAAGGACCAGGACATCGCCGTCATCGGCGGCGGCGACACCGCGATGGAGGAGGCCACCTTCCTCTCCCGGTTCGCCAAATCCGTCACGATCGTCCACCGCCGCGACACCCTGCGGGCCTCGAAGGCGATGCAGGAGCGCGCCATCGCCGACCCGAAGATCTCGTTCGTCTGGGACAGCGAGGTCGCTGAGGTCCAGGGTGACCAGAAACTCTCGGGTCTGAAGCTGCGGAACGTCAAGACCGGTGAACTTTCGGATCTGGCGGTGACCGGTCTGTTCATCGCTATCGGGCACGACCCTCGCACGGAGCTCTTCAAGAGCCAGCTGGAGCTGGACGCCGAGGGCTACCTGAAGGTCGAAGCGCCGTCGACACGTACGAACCTCACCGGCGTGTTCGGCGCCGGTGACGTGGTCGACCACACATACCGCCAGGCGATCACCGCGGCCGGTACGGGCTGTGCCGCCGCGCTCGACGCCGAGAGGTTCCTAGCCGCTCTCTCCGACGAGAAGCAGGCCGAGCCCGAGAAGACCACTGTCTGACCCCCCACCCGCCCCACGCATCAACCAGTTAAGGAGCCCGCCGTGGCCGGCACCCTGAAGAACGTGACGGACGATTCCTTCGACGAGGACGTCCTCAAGAACGACAAGCCTGTCCTGGTGGACTTCTGGGCCGCCTGGTGCGGTCCGTGCCGCCAGATCGCTCCTTCCCTCGAGGCAATTGCCTCGGAGTACGGGGACAAGATCGAGGTCGTCAAGCTGAACATCGACGAGAACCCGGGTACGGCCGCCAAGTACGGCGTCATGTCCATCCCGACCCTGAACGTCTACCAGGGGGGCGAGGTCGCCAAGACCATCGTCGGCGCCAAGCCGAAGAACGCGATCGTCCGCGACCTCGAGGACTTCATCGCTGAATGATCACCGGCCGCCTGACCGGTGGCGCATGTTTCACGTGAAACGCGAAGGGCCGCCCCACAGTGGGGCGGCCCTTCGTATGACCAGCCCCGTCAGAGAGGGCGCAACGCTGGTTCTTTCTGGACAGCTCCAAGCAGGCGATCCAACGCCATCTCGACATCGTCCTTCCATGAGAGCGTCGTCCGCAGTTCCAGCCTGAGCCGGGGATACGTGGGGTGCTGACGGACCGTCTTGAATCCCACTGCCAGGAGATGGTCAGCGGGCAGCACGCAGGCCGGCGCCTTCCAGCGCGCGTCACCGAAGGCTTCGATCGCTTTGAACCCACGCCGCAACAAGTCCTTCGCCATCGTCTGCACCATCACCCGCCCCAGCCCTTGCCCCTGATAGCCCGGCGCGATGAACGCGGTCATCAACTGCACCGCATCGGGCGACACGGGGCTCGTGGGAAAGGCCGTGGCACGCGGTACATAGGCGGGCGGGGCGTAGAGAACGAAACCCACAGGGGTGTCATCCACATAGACGACTCTTCCACACGATCCCCAGTCCAGTAGGACAGCAGAGATCCACGACTCCTTCTCGGCCACCGACGTGCCCGCCTTTACCGCTGCCTCACCGCTGACGGGGTTGAGCTCCCAGAAGACACATGAGCGACAGGCCTGGGGAAGGTCCTGAAGGTTGTCCAGCGTGAGCGGTACGAGCCGACGCCCCATGAAGCCTGTGCCCCGCTTCCTTCGCCTGCTGCGTCGCGGACGGTCCTCAGAGCGTGCCACTCTTTGAGCAGACTGCCGATGAACCCACCGAAGACAGCAACCACCAGCCCTGTTCTCACCAGTCCAGTGCGGCTCATCATTCTCATGGCCCCTGCCTTGCGCTCAGAGATTCAGAGGTACGGCCGGTGAATCGCTCCGTATATGAATGCATCGTATCCACGAAGCGATTCCATCGATACCGGCAAAAAGCAAAAGGCGGACCATTATCCGTCACATACCAGACATGATCCGCCTCCGGTCAGCTGTTCGGCTGACCGAGCCGATGCGCCGATGCCTCAGGAACCGCTCTCTGCGACGTCGTCGTCCACGAGACTCTTCTGCAGAACCGGCCCCTCATCGGGAGCAAGCGTGCCGAGGATGCGCTCGAGATCCTCCATGGAGGCGAACTCTACGGTGATCTTTCCCTTCTTCTGCCCCAGGTCGACCTTCACCCGCGTCTCGAAGCGATCCGAGAGACGCGTAGCCAGATCTGACAGCGCCGGTGACACCAGAGCGCCCGCCCTCGGCCCCTTGGAGCGCGGTGCCCTCTGCGGGCCTGCCCCCATCAGGGTGACGATCTCCTCGACAGCCCGCACCGAGAGCCCTTCGGCCACGATCCGATGGGCCAGCCTGTCCTGCTCCTCGGAATCCTCGACGGAGAGCAGGGCCCGCGCATGCCCGGCGGAGAGCACTCCGGCAGCCACCCGGCTCTGGACCCTTGGCGGGAGCTTCAGCAAACGCAGAGTGTTGGACACCTGCGGGCGGGAGCGGCCGATGCGGTCCGCCAGCTGATCGTGGGTGCAGCTGAAGTCCTTGAGCAACTGGTCGTAAGCAGCTGCCTCTTCCAGCGGGTTCAACTGGGCCCGGTGCAGGTTCTCCAGAAGGGCGTCCAGAAGGAGCTTCTCGTCCTCCGTGGCCCGCACGATCGCCGGGATGGCTTCGAGCCCCGCCAGGCGGCAGGCTCGCCAGCGACGCTCACCCATGATGAGCTCGTAGTGCGCCGGCCCGACCTGCCGTACGACAACGGGCTGGAGGAGGCCGACCTCCTTGATGGACGTGACAAGCTCGGCCAGCGCGTCCTCGTCGAAGACCGCTCGGGGTTGACGCGGGTTCGGTTTGATGGACTCGAGGGGGATCTCAGCGAAGTGTGCCCCCGGGGGAGGAGACATGAGCGTCTCCGCTGCGCCCTGGGTCGAGGACTCCTCTGTTTCACGTGAAACAGGAGACAGCCCTGCCAGCTTCGCAGCGGCCACCCCGCGCTCATTCGAGACCACCGGCGAGCCGGCGGGAGACGCGGGCCCGGCGCCTCCCGTCACGGTCGGGGCGACCATCTTCTCTGTCGGGGCAGCAGGGATCAGTGCACCAAGACCACGACCCAACCCTCTCCGTCGCTCACTCACTGGACGCCCTCCACCGTGCTCGGATCATTCTGCTGCGCGTCGATGTGCGCGTTCGATGCGTCATAACTGACACCTACGCCCCTCAACGCAATCTCTCGTGCCGCCTCAAGATAGGAGAGGGCGCCGCTCGATCCAGGATCGTAGGTCAGTACCGTCTGCCCATAGCTCGGTGCCTCCGAGATGCGTACGGAGCGGGGAATACTCGTCCGCAGCACCTCTTCACCGAAGTGGCTGCGCACCTCGTCCGCGACCTGGGACGCGAGCCGCGTCCGACCGTCGTACATGGTGAGCAGGATCGTCGATACATGCAGGGAGGGGTTGAGATGCCCCCGCACCAGATCGACATTGCGGAGCAGTTGCCCCAGTCCTTCCAGCGCGTAGTACTCGCACTGAATCGGGATCAGAACCTCCTGACCTGCCACCAGCGCATTGACCGTCAGCAGGCCGAGCGACGGAGGGCAGTCGATGAGGACATAGTCCAGAGGCTGCTCGTAGGCCTGGATCGCACGCTGCAGCCGACTCTCACGTGCCACCAGGGACACCAGCTCGATCTCCGCACCGGCAAGATCGATCGTGGCGGGTGCGCAGAAAAGACCCTCCACGTCAGGGACCGGCTGGACCACTTCCGCCAGCGGCCTACTCTCGACCAACACGTCGTAGATGGAGGGAACCTCGGCGTGGTGGTCGATCCCCAGGGCGGTGGATGCGTTGCCCTGAGGGTCGAGGTCGATTACCAGGACCCGAGCGCCGTGGAGTGCGAGCGACGCGGCAAGGTTGACGGTCGTCGTCGTCTTGCCGACACCACCCTTCTGGTTGGCGACCACCATGAGGCGTGTCTGTTCGGGTCGCGGCAGTCCCTCGCCCGCGCGGCCCAGCGCGTCCACCGCCAGCTGGGCAGCACGACCGATGGGAGTGTCGTCCATCGGAGGCGGTGTTTCACGTGAAACATCCGCCCCCATCGATTCGGTACGGGGGCCGGGGACCGGGTCGGTCATCGGTCCCGCGATGTTGGCGTCGGACCGCAACGATTCACTCTCCTCGACTTCAGGCTCGCAATGAACAGAGCCTCCCATGTCTTCGGGGTCGTGAACCAGTGAGGCCTTACGTTCTGTGGAGAAATCCCCCTCTGTGGACAACTCCGTACCCCCCGAGGGGGATGAACTCTCGTCGGGAACAGGACCCTCTCCGAGTGAACCGAGAGGCTTACGGTCGCGGGGTTCGGCCGCGGCGCGACCGCGACTGATGATGCCATGCAGCAGGGAGCGACGTTTCACGTGAAACACGATGCACAGCAGCCGGGGCTGCACTGCCGCGACACTCCGGCACACGGAGGTTCGGCAGCTTGTGTGGAGTACGTCTGCCCCCTCAGAGCGTATGCCTGGCAGTCAGCCGTCCCGCCACAAGACGCGCGTACCCATTATCCGCGCCGGCGCCGTACACGCCCCGTGCGGGCGGCCTTAGCACGCTTCGCCGCGAAGCGCACACCTCCGGGGCTTTCCCCGACCTCGACCCGCACTACCGTGGACATCGGAGCCACCACGCCCTCACCCACATGCACGACCGATGTCGCCACCGCGCCGAGCTTGTTCAGAGCAACGGTCGCGCTTTTCAGCTCCTCCTCGGCAGCATCACCCTTGAGTGCGAGCATCTCTCCGTAGGGCCGCAACAAAGGGATGCCCCACGTGGCAAGACGGTCAAGCGGTGCCACAGCCCGTGCGGTCACCACATGCACCGGAGGCAACGTTCCCATGACCTCCTCCGCCCGCCCACGGACGACCGTCACGTGATCCAGCCCCAGCAGCTCCACGACTTCGGTCAGGAAGGTGGTACGCCTCAGCAGCGGTTCCAATAGCGTGATCTTGAGGTCCTCCCGGACCAGAGCCAAAGGAATGCCGGGCAGGCCGGCGCCTGAACCGACATCGCACACCGTCACGCCCTCGGGAACGGCCTCCGAGAGTACCGCGCAGTTCAGCAGATGCCGCTCCCACAGCCGAGGCACCTCCCGAGGACCGATCAGACCACGCTGCACGCCTGCCTCAGCAAGCAGCTCCGCGTAACGCACCGCGTCCGCAAAGCGATCACCGAACACTTCACGAGCCTGCTCGGGCGCGGGGGGAAGCTCTGCTGCCTCCGTCACAGTGGACCGTCCTTCCGTATGGTGCCGACGCACGGGCCGACACCACAGAACTATCAGGCTGACAAAATTCGGCCCCGTCTGCGCAACAGACGGGGCCGGTGGAACGTGGAACCGCTCAGGCGGGAAGCACGACAACGAAGCGCTGCGGCTCCTCGCCCTCGGACTCACTGCTCAGGCCGGCGGCCTTGACCGCGTCATGCACGACCTTGCGCTCGAACGGCGTCATCGGGTCGAGCTTCACGGGCTCACCGCTGCTCCTGGCCTCGGCGGACGCCTTCGCGCCGAGCTCGGACAGCTCGGTCCGCTTCTTGGCACGGTATTCCGCGATGTCGAGCATCAGCCGACTGCGGTCACCAGTCTCACGGTGCACGGCCAGGCGTGTGAGCTCCTGGAGTGCTTCGAGTACCTCACCGTCACGACCGACCAGCTTCTGCAGGTCACGGCCGGATGAGTCGCTGATGATCGAGACAGAGGCACGATCGGCCTCGACGTCCATGTCGATGTCACCGTCGAGGTCGGCGATGTCGAGCAGACCCTCCAGATAGTCCGCTGCGATCTCGCCCTCCTGCTCCAAGCGGGTCAGGGTGTCTGCGCCCTCGGCAGCGGCGGAGGTGGTGCCTTCCGTCACGGGATGGACTCCTTCTTACTTCTTGGACGGGGACTTGGGCCGCTGCGGGCCCTTGCGCTGTCCGGACTGGGCCTTGCTGCGGGTGCTTCCGCCGGGCTTCGCATTGCCCTTCTTGGCAGCGGCGGGCTTGACGTCGTCGTCCTTGGGTTCCTCGGCCTTGGTCAGCGAGGGGGACTCACCGGCTGCCTTCGCCGCACCCCCCTGGCGCTGGGACTTGCTCTGCCGCCTGGGCTGCTGCCGCTTGGCAGCCTGGGCCGTGGTCGGGGCACCGTCCTCCGCCTGGGCGACGGCCGTGGCGTCGCTCTTGCCCACCGCGCCGTCGGTCTGGGCCGCGAGCCCCGCCTTGTTCAGCCCGTTGATGAACTTGCGCTCGTACTCGTTACGGTCCCGGCCCTTGGCGACGATGGCCTTGACGATGGCCCGCTCACGGCGGTTACGAGTCTTGCCGTGCCGGGTGAGGGTCTTGGAGAAGCGCTCCAGGTACGCGGCCTGTGCCTTGGAACCCGGCGTCGGGTTGTTGTGGATGACGTACATCTGCTGGCCCATGGTCCACACGTTGGTGGTCAGCCAGTAGACGAGGACACCGACGGGGAAGTTGATACCGAAGACGGCGAAGATGACGGGGAAGACGTACATCAGCATCTTCTGCTGCTGCATGAACGGCGTCTTCACCGTGGTGTCGACGTTCTTCGTCATCAGCTGACGCTGCGTGTAGAACTGCGACAGGGACATCAACACGATCATGAGCGCCGTGACGATGCGCACATCGGTCAGGGAGGCGTTGAGGGCCTCGACCTTGTCCGCGTTGTCCGTGAACTTCGCCGCGAGCGGGGCGCCGAAAATGTGCGCCTTCTGCGCGCTTTCCAGCAGACGCTCGTTGATCACGCCGACGGTGTCGTTGGACGCGATGCTGTTGAGCACGTGGTACAGGGCGAAGAAGAACGGTGACTGCGCCAGGATGGGAAGGCACGAGGAGAGCGGGTTGGTGCCCGCATCCTTGTACAGCTTCATCATCTCTTCGGACTGGCGCTGCTTGTCGTTCTTGTAACGCTCCTGGATCTTCTTCATCTCCGGCTGGAGCGTCTGCATCGCGCGCGTCGCCTTGATCTGCTTCACGAAGAGCGGGATCAGGCAGATACGGATCAGAATCACCAGGGACACGATGGACAGGCCCCAGGCCCATCCGGTGTCCGGGCCGAAGATGGCCCCGTACACGCTGTGGAACTGGACGATGACCCAGGAGACAGGTGTCGTGATGAAGCTGAAGAGGCTGGCAATCGTGTCCACTAATCATGCTCCTTGGGCATGGGGCGAGGTCTCTGCGGCCGGACTCGAAGAGCCCGGACTCACAGGAGAGATCCGTCCTTCGGTGGCCGGTTCGGCGGAGGCGGGCCCGCCCTTGCGTGCACGCCAGGCGTTACGCAGCATTTCGTGCCACCTCGGGCGCTTGCGCGGCGGGACATGGTCCACGCCGCCCAGCGACCACGGATTGCACCGCAGGATGCGCCAGGCCGTGAGTGCTGCGCCCTTGATGGCACCGTGCCGGTCGATGGCCGTGTAGCCGTAGTGGGAACACGACGGGTAGTACTTGCATACAGGCCCGAGCAGAGGACTGATCGTCCACTGATAGAGCTTGATCAGAACCAGCAGCGGGTACTTCATCGCGCGCCCCCTCCCAGCAACCGCTGAAGAGCGGCATCCAGGTCTTGGGCCAGTTGTGCATGGTCGGCGTCACCCGCTCCGGGCAGCGCTCGTACGACTACCAGGCTACCGGGGGGCAGCAGGGCGACTCGATCGCGCATCAGGTGGCGAAGCCTGCGCTTCACCTTGTTCCGCATGACCGCGCCGCCCACCGCCTTGCTTACGACGAAACCCGCACGCGTCGGGGCATCGTTCTCCCCAGGCGCATGCGGGTCCGTGACACCGCTGCGTAGGTGCACGACGAGGTACCGGCGTCCGGCCCGGCGCCCCCGTCGTACCGCGGTCGCGAAGTCCTCGCGCCGCCTCAGCCGGTTCTCGGTGGGCAGCACGACGTCATGACCTGATCAGGATCAGGCGGACAGACGGGTGCGACCCTTGCCACGGCGGGACGCGAGGATCGCGCGGCCGGCACGGGTGCGCATACGCAGCCGGAAGCCGTGGGTCTTGGCGCGACGACGGTTGTTCGGCTGGAAGGTGCGCTTGCTCACTCGGGGGCTCCAGAAAGAGTTCGTAGATTGCGGGGTGCCGTCCTGGCTGTCACCGTGCGCCCACGAGTAGCTCGCGTTACGCCCGAGTGCACCGCTGACCGATCATCTTGCGCGATCTGTGCCCATCGGAGGCAGGCGGCAGCAGCCATCGACAACTCGACCTCGTCACGGTACGCGCGGCTGCGCCGTCCGGTCAAACCAGCCGTTGCCGGGAGACACTTGTCCACAGGCTGGGGACAACAACTTGAACCGTACCGGCCGCCCTGACTACCGTGGCTGAACTCCGCTTCGTTCCTTTGTCCCTCCAGCACCCCCCTTAGAACCCACCCCGTCCCTGAACCACACGTTCGAGGGACCTGCGAGAGAGCGTGCCCTGTGGCTGACGTACCTGCCGATCTTGCCGCAGTGTGGCCACGCGTACTGGAGCAGCTCCTGGGAGAGGGCCGGGGCCAGGGAGTGGAGGGGAAGGACGAACACTGGATCCGGCGCTGCCAGCCGCTGGCGCTGGTCGCCGACACCGCCCTGCTCGCCGTGCCGAACGAGTTCGCCAAGGGCGTGCTCGAAGGCCGTCTGGCACCGGTCGTCAGCGAGAGCCTGAGCCGCGAGTGCGGGCGCCCCATCCGCATCGCCATCACCGTCGACGACTCCGCGGGAGAGCCTCCGACCCCGCTGGCCCCCCGCCCCCAGCAGCGCTACGAGGAACCCGAGCTCCGGCAGGACCGTCCGGACAGACAGGAGCGCCAGGAACGTCAGGAGCGCGAACAGTACGACGATTACGACAGCTACGAGGGCTACGGCCGACGCCGCGCCGACCACCGTCCCGGGCCGCCGGGCAACCAGCTCCCCACCGCCCGTCCGGCCTACCCCTCGGAGTACCAACGCCCGGAACCCGGCTCCTGGCCCCGCCCAGCACAGGACGAATACAGCTGGCAGCAGCAGCGCCTCGGTTTCCCGGACGGGGATCCGTACGCCTCACCGTCCCAGGAGAGGTACGGCTCCCAGGACGGCTACGGTGGCGCGCCCCCACAGGACTACCGTCCGCAGCCGATGGAGCGCCCGTCCTACGACCAGCAGCGCTCCGACTACGAGACCTCACGCGCGGAGTACGACCGCAAGGACCACGACCAGCGCGACGCAGTCCGGCGCGAGCCGCCGAAGCCTCCCTCCGGCACGGGACACGTCCATCGCGGCGGCCCCGTCGGCCCGAACCTGCCCGCCAGTGGTGCACCCGGCCCGTTGGCCGCGCAGCCCGCGCCGGCAACCGGTCCCGGTGAACCGACCGCCCGGCTGAACCCGAAGTACCTTTTCGACACGTTCGTCATCGGCGCCTCCAACCGCTTCGCGCACGCGGCGGCGGTGGCGGTGGCCGAAGCCCCCGCGAAGGCGTACAACCCTCTCTTCATCTACGGCGAGTCCGGACTCGGAAAAACGCACCTGCTGCACGCGATCGGTCACTACGCGCGCAGTCTCTATCCCGGCACCCGGGTGCGATACGTGAGCTCGGAGGAGTTCACCAACGAGTTCATCAACTCCATCCGCGACGGCAAGGGCGACAGCTTCCGCAAGCGGTACCGGGAGATGGACATCCTGCTGGTCGACGACATCCAGTTCCTCGCGGACAAGGAGTCGACACAGGAGGAGTTCTTCCACACCTTCAACACGCTGCACAACGCCAACAAGCAGATCGTGCTCTCCAGTGACCGGCCGCCCAAGCAGCTGGTGACGCTGGAGGACCGGCTGCGCAACCGTTTCGAATGGGGTCTGATCACCGACGT comes from the Streptomyces sp. KMM 9044 genome and includes:
- the trxA gene encoding thioredoxin is translated as MAGTLKNVTDDSFDEDVLKNDKPVLVDFWAAWCGPCRQIAPSLEAIASEYGDKIEVVKLNIDENPGTAAKYGVMSIPTLNVYQGGEVAKTIVGAKPKNAIVRDLEDFIAE
- the yidC gene encoding membrane protein insertase YidC; translated protein: MDTIASLFSFITTPVSWVIVQFHSVYGAIFGPDTGWAWGLSIVSLVILIRICLIPLFVKQIKATRAMQTLQPEMKKIQERYKNDKQRQSEEMMKLYKDAGTNPLSSCLPILAQSPFFFALYHVLNSIASNDTVGVINERLLESAQKAHIFGAPLAAKFTDNADKVEALNASLTDVRIVTALMIVLMSLSQFYTQRQLMTKNVDTTVKTPFMQQQKMLMYVFPVIFAVFGINFPVGVLVYWLTTNVWTMGQQMYVIHNNPTPGSKAQAAYLERFSKTLTRHGKTRNRRERAIVKAIVAKGRDRNEYERKFINGLNKAGLAAQTDGAVGKSDATAVAQAEDGAPTTAQAAKRQQPRRQSKSQRQGGAAKAAGESPSLTKAEEPKDDDVKPAAAKKGNAKPGGSTRSKAQSGQRKGPQRPKSPSKK
- the rnpA gene encoding ribonuclease P protein component is translated as MLPTENRLRRREDFATAVRRGRRAGRRYLVVHLRSGVTDPHAPGENDAPTRAGFVVSKAVGGAVMRNKVKRRLRHLMRDRVALLPPGSLVVVRALPGAGDADHAQLAQDLDAALQRLLGGGAR
- the yidD gene encoding membrane protein insertion efficiency factor YidD, producing the protein MKYPLLVLIKLYQWTISPLLGPVCKYYPSCSHYGYTAIDRHGAIKGAALTAWRILRCNPWSLGGVDHVPPRKRPRWHEMLRNAWRARKGGPASAEPATEGRISPVSPGSSSPAAETSPHAQGA
- the rpmH gene encoding 50S ribosomal protein L34, encoding MSKRTFQPNNRRRAKTHGFRLRMRTRAGRAILASRRGKGRTRLSA
- a CDS encoding ParB/RepB/Spo0J family partition protein; its protein translation is MSERRRGLGRGLGALIPAAPTEKMVAPTVTGGAGPASPAGSPVVSNERGVAAAKLAGLSPVSRETEESSTQGAAETLMSPPPGAHFAEIPLESIKPNPRQPRAVFDEDALAELVTSIKEVGLLQPVVVRQVGPAHYELIMGERRWRACRLAGLEAIPAIVRATEDEKLLLDALLENLHRAQLNPLEEAAAYDQLLKDFSCTHDQLADRIGRSRPQVSNTLRLLKLPPRVQSRVAAGVLSAGHARALLSVEDSEEQDRLAHRIVAEGLSVRAVEEIVTLMGAGPQRAPRSKGPRAGALVSPALSDLATRLSDRFETRVKVDLGQKKGKITVEFASMEDLERILGTLAPDEGPVLQKSLVDDDVAESGS
- the dnaA gene encoding chromosomal replication initiator protein DnaA; translated protein: MADVPADLAAVWPRVLEQLLGEGRGQGVEGKDEHWIRRCQPLALVADTALLAVPNEFAKGVLEGRLAPVVSESLSRECGRPIRIAITVDDSAGEPPTPLAPRPQQRYEEPELRQDRPDRQERQERQEREQYDDYDSYEGYGRRRADHRPGPPGNQLPTARPAYPSEYQRPEPGSWPRPAQDEYSWQQQRLGFPDGDPYASPSQERYGSQDGYGGAPPQDYRPQPMERPSYDQQRSDYETSRAEYDRKDHDQRDAVRREPPKPPSGTGHVHRGGPVGPNLPASGAPGPLAAQPAPATGPGEPTARLNPKYLFDTFVIGASNRFAHAAAVAVAEAPAKAYNPLFIYGESGLGKTHLLHAIGHYARSLYPGTRVRYVSSEEFTNEFINSIRDGKGDSFRKRYREMDILLVDDIQFLADKESTQEEFFHTFNTLHNANKQIVLSSDRPPKQLVTLEDRLRNRFEWGLITDVQPPELETRIAILRKKAVQEQLNAPPEVLEFIASRISRNIRELEGALIRVTAFASLNRQPVDLGLTEIVLKDLMPGGDDSAPEITSTAIMGATADYFGLTVEDLCGTSRGRALVTARQIAMYLCRELTDLSLPKIGALFGGRDHTTVMHADRKIRNLMAERRSIYNQVTELTNRIKAG
- a CDS encoding Jag family protein, yielding MTEGTTSAAAEGADTLTRLEQEGEIAADYLEGLLDIADLDGDIDMDVEADRASVSIISDSSGRDLQKLVGRDGEVLEALQELTRLAVHRETGDRSRLMLDIAEYRAKKRTELSELGAKASAEARSSGEPVKLDPMTPFERKVVHDAVKAAGLSSESEGEEPQRFVVVLPA
- a CDS encoding ParA family protein is translated as MGGSVHCEPEVEESESLRSDANIAGPMTDPVPGPRTESMGADVSRETPPPMDDTPIGRAAQLAVDALGRAGEGLPRPEQTRLMVVANQKGGVGKTTTTVNLAASLALHGARVLVIDLDPQGNASTALGIDHHAEVPSIYDVLVESRPLAEVVQPVPDVEGLFCAPATIDLAGAEIELVSLVARESRLQRAIQAYEQPLDYVLIDCPPSLGLLTVNALVAGQEVLIPIQCEYYALEGLGQLLRNVDLVRGHLNPSLHVSTILLTMYDGRTRLASQVADEVRSHFGEEVLRTSIPRSVRISEAPSYGQTVLTYDPGSSGALSYLEAAREIALRGVGVSYDASNAHIDAQQNDPSTVEGVQ
- the rsmG gene encoding 16S rRNA (guanine(527)-N(7))-methyltransferase RsmG, producing the protein MTEAAELPPAPEQAREVFGDRFADAVRYAELLAEAGVQRGLIGPREVPRLWERHLLNCAVLSEAVPEGVTVCDVGSGAGLPGIPLALVREDLKITLLEPLLRRTTFLTEVVELLGLDHVTVVRGRAEEVMGTLPPVHVVTARAVAPLDRLATWGIPLLRPYGEMLALKGDAAEEELKSATVALNKLGAVATSVVHVGEGVVAPMSTVVRVEVGESPGGVRFAAKRAKAARTGRVRRRRG
- a CDS encoding GNAT family N-acetyltransferase, with amino-acid sequence MGRRLVPLTLDNLQDLPQACRSCVFWELNPVSGEAAVKAGTSVAEKESWISAVLLDWGSCGRVVYVDDTPVGFVLYAPPAYVPRATAFPTSPVSPDAVQLMTAFIAPGYQGQGLGRVMVQTMAKDLLRRGFKAIEAFGDARWKAPACVLPADHLLAVGFKTVRQHPTYPRLRLELRTTLSWKDDVEMALDRLLGAVQKEPALRPL
- a CDS encoding anti-sigma factor family protein, producing MTSTTDMTEHPGVEEISDLAEGLLSPARDTAVRRHLDECEICADVRASLAEIRGLLGTMPSPPRMPAETASRIDAALAAEARLHATVTEPQIITEPVGAEPVDTSPALSDEDRAHVSRETSVPRETAAAADRPTGHPRPSSTGPGRKGRMHRGRRRAAVLGTVFTVAALGLGTVFLSSENEDSGDSRQTAAADTFSEGKLEERVSALLAQGQMQTAPSNSLQTFGLESAPGSATSPRVLRSVVPECIRKGIGHDDAALATEEGTYKGREALLVVLADPSDDTRVTAYIVDTACVSRPASASAARILLKHSYTRA
- the trxB gene encoding thioredoxin-disulfide reductase, translated to MSDVRNVIIIGSGPAGYTAALYTARASLKPLVFEGAVTAGGALMNTTDVENFPGFQDGIMGPELMDNMRAQAERFGAELIPDDVVSVDLTGEIKTVTDTAGTVHKAKAVIVTTGSQHRKLGLPNEDALSGRGVSWCATCDGFFFKDQDIAVIGGGDTAMEEATFLSRFAKSVTIVHRRDTLRASKAMQERAIADPKISFVWDSEVAEVQGDQKLSGLKLRNVKTGELSDLAVTGLFIAIGHDPRTELFKSQLELDAEGYLKVEAPSTRTNLTGVFGAGDVVDHTYRQAITAAGTGCAAALDAERFLAALSDEKQAEPEKTTV